A stretch of Methanosphaerula palustris E1-9c DNA encodes these proteins:
- a CDS encoding metallophosphoesterase family protein, producing the protein MGPSSVPVQNTTTSTTSSGSGNWTFAVFGDSPDPAANTTTGVSPNLSPIARAVAAEKPDLVMYNGDLINGWELTNVSPMMGNYSGQFENWMEAVSPIYNYTTGTGIPLYVLRGNHEDGPNQTVTPLLDTYLSTVASDMPTNGPPGEEKLTYSFTHKGAKFIVTDDYYAHDGIKETVNQTWVDGQLTQDTRPFMFVFGHSPAYLLDNESDVKSDENPFSLSVHPAQRDALWKSLVNNNSSAYFCGHIHTYARGVSQGVQQIVCGNGGAHMVNFDPALVESGLTIEYPLNAVAINDQKIGYLLVTVHEDSGTFDGVQKVFNPLTHSWDIGDTFTLHAR; encoded by the coding sequence ATGGGTCCATCTTCGGTCCCGGTCCAGAATACAACGACATCCACGACCTCCTCCGGTTCCGGGAACTGGACATTTGCAGTATTTGGGGATTCCCCTGATCCCGCGGCAAACACGACAACCGGCGTCAGCCCGAACCTCAGCCCGATTGCCAGGGCAGTTGCCGCAGAGAAGCCGGACCTGGTCATGTATAATGGCGATCTCATCAACGGCTGGGAGTTGACCAATGTATCCCCGATGATGGGCAACTATTCTGGTCAGTTCGAGAACTGGATGGAAGCAGTCTCTCCGATCTATAATTATACGACCGGCACCGGAATCCCGCTCTATGTCCTTCGGGGCAATCACGAGGACGGTCCGAACCAGACCGTTACTCCCCTCCTCGACACCTATCTCTCCACCGTGGCATCTGATATGCCGACAAACGGACCGCCGGGAGAGGAGAAACTGACCTATTCATTCACGCATAAAGGTGCAAAATTCATCGTCACCGACGATTATTATGCACATGATGGCATCAAGGAGACGGTCAACCAGACCTGGGTCGACGGACAGCTCACGCAGGACACCCGGCCATTCATGTTCGTCTTCGGTCATTCCCCTGCCTACCTTCTGGACAACGAGTCCGACGTGAAGTCAGACGAGAACCCGTTCAGCCTCTCGGTCCATCCGGCACAGCGCGATGCGCTCTGGAAGAGCCTGGTGAACAACAACAGTTCTGCGTATTTCTGCGGGCACATCCATACCTATGCCAGAGGCGTATCGCAGGGCGTCCAGCAGATCGTCTGCGGGAATGGCGGGGCACATATGGTGAATTTCGATCCTGCGCTCGTCGAGTCGGGACTGACGATAGAATATCCCCTCAATGCAGTCGCTATAAATGATCAGAAGATCGGCTACCTCCTCGTAACCGTCCATGAAGACAGCGGGACATTCGACGGAGTGCAGAAAGTGTTCAATCCACTGACACATTCATGGGATATTGGAGATACCTTCACCCTCCATGCCCGGTGA
- a CDS encoding serpin family protein — protein MNQKLAGIGILVSLVIASLLISGCTDPAQKPAVNASPTNSPQETRVTTTVPVTTESGNAQPVESVAAANNQFASDLYTALAKNPDNAGHNLFYSPFSLSSALAITGEGAKGRTRDEIFSVFHLPKNDTVRQSGFARINEEFNAADAGYTFRTVNALWAEKSYPFLPAFIDIARKYYSAEVTNLDFKTTPEESRATINQWVEEKTEKKIRDLLPSGSIDALTRLVITNAVYFKGTWARPFDAARTKEADFRTGTGTSVKVQMMENTGSQARYRYAETAGVQYIELPYINNSSKALSMIVILPKGDDLNPAEAVLNDDNLSALQDSANFQRVDLYLPKFRMETEYRLPQTLSAMGMPTAFTEGAADFSGMDGTTNLSISDVIHKAFIDVNENGTEAAAATAVVVDLAMASSGTSQPVPEFRADHPFVFLIQDKETGTILFIGRVVNPAGS, from the coding sequence ATGAATCAAAAACTGGCCGGCATAGGGATTCTGGTCTCCCTTGTCATCGCCTCTCTCCTGATCTCGGGCTGTACCGACCCTGCACAAAAACCTGCCGTGAACGCTTCACCGACCAATTCCCCGCAGGAAACACGTGTCACAACGACGGTTCCCGTAACAACAGAATCCGGGAATGCACAGCCGGTGGAGTCCGTGGCAGCGGCAAACAACCAGTTTGCGTCAGACCTGTACACAGCCCTTGCCAAAAACCCTGACAACGCCGGGCATAACCTGTTCTACTCCCCGTTCTCCCTTTCTTCCGCTCTTGCCATCACTGGAGAAGGGGCGAAGGGAAGAACCCGGGACGAGATCTTCTCGGTGTTCCACCTCCCAAAGAATGATACGGTCCGTCAGTCGGGCTTTGCCAGAATTAACGAGGAGTTCAATGCCGCAGATGCCGGGTATACCTTCCGGACGGTCAATGCACTCTGGGCGGAGAAGAGTTATCCCTTCCTCCCGGCATTTATCGATATTGCCCGGAAGTATTATTCCGCTGAGGTGACAAACCTCGATTTCAAGACTACTCCGGAGGAATCCCGCGCAACGATCAATCAGTGGGTCGAAGAGAAGACCGAGAAGAAGATCCGCGATCTTCTACCTTCCGGCAGTATCGATGCTCTGACACGGCTGGTCATCACCAACGCCGTCTACTTCAAGGGGACGTGGGCCCGGCCGTTCGATGCAGCCCGGACGAAAGAGGCGGATTTCCGGACCGGAACCGGAACATCCGTAAAGGTCCAGATGATGGAGAACACCGGTTCTCAAGCGAGATACCGGTATGCCGAGACCGCTGGCGTCCAGTATATCGAGCTGCCCTACATCAATAATTCCTCAAAAGCCCTGTCGATGATCGTGATCCTCCCGAAGGGTGATGATCTGAACCCTGCTGAGGCCGTTCTGAATGACGATAACCTGTCGGCCCTCCAGGACTCTGCGAATTTCCAGCGTGTGGATCTCTATCTCCCGAAGTTCCGGATGGAGACCGAATACCGTCTGCCCCAGACCCTGAGTGCCATGGGGATGCCCACGGCATTTACCGAGGGGGCAGCGGATTTTTCCGGTATGGACGGGACGACGAACCTTTCCATCAGCGATGTCATCCACAAGGCGTTCATCGATGTGAACGAGAACGGGACCGAGGCTGCTGCTGCGACTGCGGTTGTCGTTGATCTTGCAATGGCTTCTTCAGGTACGAGTCAGCCGGTACCGGAGTT